A single region of the Campylobacter sp. MIT 99-7217 genome encodes:
- the plsX gene encoding phosphate acyltransferase PlsX — protein MVSIAIDAMGGDFGQKPIIEGLILALEERPFNAILVGQSELLKPLIPKHLQEFVSYEEAGEIFPMQESATEALKHKESTIYKAIELVRSKKAQAVVSAGHSGATMSLATLRIGRLQGVLRPAIATLMPNISGKTLFLDVGANTDCKSEHLFQFAVMGEAYAKEIMSIKKPRVALLSNGEEETKGNELTKETYPLLKKLGSFVGNAEGRDIFNGSIDVLVCDGFSGNIILKACEGTATAIFKILKENVKRSTIASLGALLMKPVFKKLRKHIDWQEYGGAPLLGVNGCVIISHGKSDSRAIKNAMFQALNFSESNINKVIENELSIFAK, from the coding sequence ATGGTAAGCATTGCCATTGATGCAATGGGCGGTGATTTTGGACAAAAACCCATTATCGAAGGCTTGATTTTAGCCTTAGAAGAAAGACCTTTTAATGCTATTTTAGTAGGTCAAAGTGAGCTTTTAAAGCCTCTTATTCCTAAACATTTACAAGAATTTGTAAGTTATGAAGAAGCTGGCGAAATTTTTCCTATGCAAGAAAGTGCCACTGAGGCTTTAAAACATAAGGAAAGTACTATTTATAAAGCCATAGAGCTTGTAAGAAGTAAAAAAGCTCAAGCTGTTGTTTCAGCAGGTCATAGTGGAGCTACCATGTCTTTGGCTACACTTCGCATAGGAAGACTTCAGGGGGTTTTGCGTCCAGCTATTGCCACCTTGATGCCAAATATCAGCGGAAAAACTTTGTTTTTAGATGTTGGTGCTAATACGGATTGTAAAAGCGAGCATTTGTTTCAGTTTGCTGTTATGGGCGAAGCCTATGCTAAGGAGATCATGTCTATCAAAAAACCTCGAGTAGCTCTGCTTTCAAATGGAGAAGAAGAAACAAAGGGAAATGAACTTACTAAAGAAACATACCCTCTTTTAAAAAAGCTAGGTAGTTTTGTGGGAAATGCTGAGGGACGCGATATTTTCAACGGAAGTATAGATGTTTTGGTTTGTGATGGCTTTAGCGGAAATATTATCTTAAAAGCCTGTGAAGGCACAGCGACGGCTATTTTTAAAATTCTTAAAGAAAATGTCAAAAGATCTACAATAGCAAGTTTGGGTGCTTTGCTCATGAAACCTGTTTTTAAAAAGCTTAGAAAGCATATTGATTGGCAAGAATACGGCGGTGCTCCCTTGCTTGGTGTAAATGGTTGCGTGATTATTTCTCATGGAAAAAGCGATTCAAGAGCAATTAAAAATGCTATGTTTCAAGCCCTAAATTTTAGCGAATCAAATATTAATAAAGTTATAGAAAATGAATTATCCATCTTTGCAAAATAA
- the rpmF gene encoding 50S ribosomal protein L32, with translation MAVPKRRVSKTRAAKRRTHYKVKLVMPVKDKDGTYKMPHRVNPVTKEY, from the coding sequence ATGGCAGTTCCTAAAAGAAGAGTGAGTAAAACTCGTGCAGCAAAGCGTAGGACACACTATAAGGTAAAACTTGTAATGCCTGTGAAAGATAAAGATGGCACTTATAAAATGCCTCATCGTGTCAATCCTGTAACTAAGGAATATTAA